The following coding sequences lie in one Klebsiella huaxiensis genomic window:
- a CDS encoding fimbrial protein yields MININIFGSNRKERTVAMRVNYAKPSMKSRMLLSFTGIGFLLSSIVPAWAYDATSTVNFNVTGTIEEPVCEVFVKPSNAIDLGTVSSQYLIGKPGATSEATAVALVFDNCSAGTASVTITFNGIPFDSTYTAIYKNELTDGAKGVGLQLLSAEEQISLGPNDSYTYIFNDSPSGHTFDMRARMYTPYGRVTAGNVAYTVTFNVSYK; encoded by the coding sequence ATGATAAATATCAATATATTCGGTTCAAACCGGAAAGAAAGAACAGTAGCAATGCGGGTAAATTATGCTAAACCATCGATGAAATCTCGAATGCTATTATCGTTTACTGGTATAGGGTTTCTGTTGAGCAGCATTGTTCCTGCCTGGGCTTATGATGCGACGAGTACCGTCAATTTTAATGTCACCGGTACCATTGAAGAGCCTGTATGTGAAGTCTTTGTGAAGCCATCCAATGCTATCGATCTGGGAACGGTTTCCTCTCAATATCTGATCGGTAAACCAGGAGCAACCAGTGAGGCCACAGCTGTTGCACTTGTCTTTGATAATTGCTCAGCAGGTACGGCTTCAGTCACGATAACATTTAATGGTATTCCGTTTGATAGCACCTATACAGCGATTTATAAAAATGAGCTGACTGATGGTGCAAAGGGTGTTGGATTACAACTTCTAAGCGCTGAGGAACAGATATCTTTGGGGCCGAACGATAGCTATACCTATATATTCAATGATAGCCCCTCGGGGCACACTTTTGATATGCGCGCCAGAATGTATACACCCTACGGACGTGTAACGGCGGGAAATGTAGCATATACAGTCACTTTTAATGTTTCGTATAAATGA